From the Methanobacterium spitsbergense genome, one window contains:
- the speB gene encoding agmatinase, whose protein sequence is MLFYTENVLKFAFSMETTDIDVEFPISDNKLRFAILGVPFDGTASYKPGARFGPRSIREASYNFEGYNLILDKNISAEVYDFGDLEVVHGNFNKTCSKLKTTISEILAMEMVPLTIGGDHSISYCVLKAIDESHGFEMDDITIIHFDAHMDLRDLYIGEKYSHATVMHRISDLNPKEIIQIGIRSASMNEASFSSKQNIKTFKSCDVDENIGEIIELIEKIHGPIYLSFDIDVLDPAYAPSVGTPSSCGLTPKQVEKLIYSFKGKEIVGFDMVEVSSTQIGDITSLNAAKIIYDILSLQ, encoded by the coding sequence ATGCTTTTTTACACAGAAAATGTATTGAAGTTCGCATTTTCAATGGAAACAACAGATATCGATGTTGAATTCCCTATTTCTGATAATAAATTAAGATTTGCAATTTTAGGAGTACCTTTTGATGGTACAGCAAGTTACAAGCCAGGAGCTCGTTTTGGTCCCAGATCAATCAGGGAAGCATCCTATAATTTCGAAGGATATAACCTGATTCTCGATAAGAATATATCTGCAGAAGTATACGATTTTGGAGACTTGGAAGTTGTTCATGGAAATTTCAATAAAACATGTTCAAAGCTTAAAACTACTATTTCTGAAATATTAGCAATGGAAATGGTTCCATTAACAATTGGTGGAGATCATAGCATCAGCTACTGTGTACTGAAAGCCATAGATGAAAGCCATGGATTTGAAATGGATGATATTACTATAATACATTTTGATGCCCATATGGATTTAAGAGATCTTTACATTGGGGAAAAATATTCCCATGCAACTGTTATGCATAGGATATCTGACCTGAATCCCAAAGAGATTATCCAAATAGGTATTAGATCTGCATCAATGAATGAAGCAAGTTTTTCAAGTAAACAAAATATAAAAACTTTCAAATCTTGTGATGTTGATGAAAACATTGGAGAAATAATCGAATTGATAGAAAAAATCCATGGCCCAATATATTTGTCCTTTGATATAGATGTGCTGGATCCTGCATATGCACCTTCAGTTGGTACTCCTTCTTCATGTGGTTTAACTCCCAAACAGGTTGAAAAATTGATCTACAGTTTTAAAGGAAAAGAAATTGTAGGATTTGATATGGTTGAGGTTTCTTCAACTCAAATTGGAGATATTACCTCGTTAAATGCTGCTAAAATAATTTATGATATTC
- a CDS encoding translation initiation factor IF-5A: MSKKVVEVKTLKVGKYVIIGGEASKITSIQTSSPGKHGAAKARVEASGIFDGQKRNFVKPVDSKCDVPMIDKCLGQVLSIMGKNDVQLMDLETYETFDIPIPDELKGKLNEGSEVDYIMAMGKKKLMRIKG, encoded by the coding sequence ATGTCAAAAAAGGTAGTAGAAGTTAAAACCTTAAAAGTTGGTAAATATGTTATAATAGGCGGTGAAGCATCCAAGATCACTAGTATTCAAACATCATCACCGGGAAAACACGGTGCTGCAAAGGCAAGAGTCGAAGCCTCTGGAATATTTGATGGTCAGAAGAGAAATTTTGTTAAACCCGTTGATTCTAAGTGTGATGTCCCCATGATAGACAAATGTTTAGGCCAAGTTTTATCCATTATGGGAAAAAATGATGTTCAGCTTATGGATCTTGAAACCTATGAAACATTTGATATCCCAATTCCAGATGAACTTAAAGGCAAACTTAACGAAGGTTCTGAAGTGGATTATATCATGGCAATGGGTAAAAAGAAGTTAATGAGGATAAAAGGATAA